Proteins encoded within one genomic window of Lactococcus garvieae:
- the lsa(D) gene encoding Lsa family ABC-F type ribosomal protection protein, whose amino-acid sequence MSNIKINNLTFGYTDQLIFDNVNINIDDKWKLGLVGRNGRGKTTLLKILMGETEAKIDVKTSKSFVYFPQEIKDKEQLTLFILQELANFEQWELERELTLMEVDLNILWRPFMSLSGGEQTKALLAVLFLDEQNFPLIDEPTNHLDKLSRDKVARYLQEKSGYILVSHDRNFLNQTTDHTLAIERADLHVYAGNFAVYEEEKRLRDITEKAQDDKLKKEIGRLKQTAREKEAWSRNLEATKSRKKRGFDSETKRVDKGFIGRKAANMMQKSKNLEKRMKEDITDKEKLLKNWEEVPGLEMNVLNNHQKRLLKVENLTAGFENALFQPVSFELDQGQVIALTGANGIGKSSLMKVLTGEFTGNSQGHFELAHNLILSQVRQIADNKGYLNDFAKEENINLETFLKNLRKLGVERKVFEQKIEHMSQGQQRKIELARALTQPAHLYLWDEPLNYLDVFNQEQIIEMIKRSKPSMLVIEHDQYFVDQVSDIKIELLKSRE is encoded by the coding sequence ATGTCTAACATTAAAATAAATAATTTAACATTCGGGTATACAGACCAGTTGATATTTGATAATGTCAATATCAATATTGATGACAAATGGAAACTGGGACTAGTGGGAAGAAACGGACGTGGTAAGACGACACTCCTTAAAATTCTCATGGGTGAGACGGAAGCAAAGATTGATGTAAAAACCAGTAAAAGCTTTGTTTATTTCCCACAGGAAATAAAAGACAAGGAGCAGCTCACTCTCTTTATCCTACAAGAGTTAGCCAACTTTGAACAATGGGAGTTGGAGCGTGAATTAACTTTAATGGAAGTGGATTTAAATATCCTTTGGCGTCCTTTTATGAGTTTATCTGGAGGTGAACAAACAAAAGCCTTATTAGCTGTTTTATTCTTGGATGAGCAGAATTTTCCTTTGATTGATGAACCAACAAATCACTTAGATAAGCTTTCGCGAGACAAAGTTGCCCGTTATCTACAAGAAAAGTCAGGTTATATCTTGGTTTCTCATGACAGAAACTTTCTTAATCAAACCACAGACCATACTCTTGCTATAGAACGTGCAGACTTGCATGTATATGCTGGGAATTTTGCAGTCTATGAAGAAGAGAAACGACTACGGGATATTACTGAAAAAGCCCAAGACGATAAACTCAAAAAAGAAATCGGACGCCTGAAGCAGACGGCACGTGAAAAAGAAGCATGGTCGCGTAATCTTGAGGCGACAAAATCACGCAAAAAACGAGGATTTGACTCCGAGACTAAGCGTGTCGACAAAGGCTTTATCGGTCGCAAGGCAGCCAATATGATGCAGAAATCGAAAAATCTTGAAAAGCGCATGAAAGAAGATATAACAGACAAGGAAAAACTGCTTAAAAATTGGGAAGAAGTACCTGGTTTGGAAATGAATGTTTTAAATAATCATCAAAAACGACTGCTCAAAGTTGAAAATCTAACGGCTGGTTTTGAAAATGCGCTCTTTCAACCGGTTAGTTTTGAATTAGACCAAGGGCAAGTGATAGCCTTAACAGGAGCTAACGGCATTGGGAAGTCCTCACTTATGAAAGTTTTAACAGGGGAATTTACAGGTAACTCTCAGGGGCATTTTGAACTCGCACATAATCTCATCCTTTCACAAGTCCGCCAAATAGCCGACAATAAAGGGTATCTGAATGACTTTGCGAAAGAAGAAAACATCAACTTGGAAACTTTTCTTAAAAATCTTCGTAAACTTGGTGTTGAGCGCAAAGTTTTTGAACAAAAAATTGAGCATATGAGCCAAGGGCAACAGCGTAAAATCGAACTAGCAAGAGCTTTAACTCAGCCCGCCCACCTTTATCTCTGGGATGAGCCTCTAAATTACTTAGATGTTTTTAATCAAGAACAGATTATTGAGATGATAAAAAGATCAAAGCCAAGTATGCTTGTCATTGAGCACGATCAGTACTTTGTAGACCAAGTGTCAGATATAAAAATAGAGTTATTAAAAAGCAGAGAGTAA
- the cls gene encoding cardiolipin synthase, with protein sequence MGLIAIIELSIFAVNLFLSMTIIFRERKSTSTTWAWLFVVNLLPVFGFILYLLVGRGIAHYRIFKVQRSFRVGFEEQLKRTWRVYEEEGFIQKITRNHGITQLIHMLFVEEKAVISSNTGVKIFTDGRAKFDALLDDIRKAKHHIHLEYYIFRMDNLGRELTEALIDAAHRGVEVRVLIDAWGSNKTKIREFEGLIKAGGEVSYFFPLILSLINPRTNYRLHRKIVVIDGQIGYTGGFNVGDEYATETEKFGYWRDTHLRLTGDVVYSLQNRFILDWNSQHKFEILEAAEYFPAALERDRVITQFVTSGPDEVKEQIKMTYMKMINSAEREIIIQTPYYVPDDALHESLKLALLSGVEVRLMIPNKPDHPLVYWATYYYAADLLKRGAKVYTYEKGFVHSKTLIIDGEYSSVGSANFDNRSLQLCFEGNMALYDYDISQKLREDFKKDLEVSKRLTIEIYEERSRSIRFKEGLARLISPML encoded by the coding sequence TTGGGCCTTATTGCCATAATTGAATTATCTATTTTTGCTGTAAACCTCTTTTTATCAATGACAATTATTTTCAGGGAACGAAAAAGTACATCAACGACATGGGCTTGGCTTTTTGTCGTTAATCTTTTGCCTGTTTTTGGTTTTATCCTGTATCTTTTAGTTGGACGTGGGATTGCTCACTACCGAATTTTTAAAGTGCAGCGGTCTTTTCGGGTAGGCTTTGAAGAACAACTCAAACGTACATGGAGAGTTTATGAAGAAGAAGGCTTTATACAAAAAATCACGCGCAATCATGGAATAACTCAGCTGATCCATATGCTATTTGTGGAAGAAAAAGCTGTCATATCTTCAAACACAGGTGTAAAAATATTTACGGATGGCCGGGCAAAGTTTGATGCACTCCTTGACGATATTCGAAAAGCGAAGCATCATATTCATTTAGAATACTATATTTTTCGAATGGATAATCTAGGAAGAGAACTCACAGAGGCTTTGATCGATGCCGCGCATCGGGGAGTTGAAGTAAGAGTTCTCATAGATGCGTGGGGGAGTAATAAAACGAAAATAAGGGAGTTTGAAGGCTTGATAAAAGCAGGGGGTGAAGTTTCTTATTTCTTCCCGCTGATTTTGTCATTAATTAACCCTCGCACAAATTATCGCCTGCATCGAAAGATCGTGGTTATCGATGGTCAGATCGGATATACAGGAGGTTTTAATGTCGGTGATGAATATGCAACGGAAACAGAAAAGTTTGGTTACTGGCGGGATACGCACCTACGCTTGACCGGCGATGTAGTGTACTCACTGCAAAATAGATTTATCCTAGACTGGAACAGTCAGCATAAGTTTGAAATTTTAGAAGCTGCAGAATATTTCCCCGCAGCTTTAGAACGAGATCGAGTTATCACACAGTTTGTTACTTCAGGGCCAGACGAAGTGAAAGAACAAATCAAGATGACTTATATGAAGATGATTAACAGTGCGGAACGTGAAATTATTATCCAAACTCCGTATTACGTTCCAGATGATGCGTTACACGAATCTCTGAAATTAGCGCTCTTATCCGGAGTTGAAGTTCGTTTAATGATTCCAAATAAACCGGATCATCCGTTAGTTTACTGGGCCACTTATTATTACGCAGCTGACTTGCTTAAAAGGGGGGCAAAGGTTTATACTTATGAGAAAGGCTTCGTTCATTCTAAGACACTCATCATTGATGGAGAGTATTCATCCGTAGGGTCTGCAAACTTTGACAACCGTAGCTTACAGCTGTGTTTTGAAGGAAATATGGCACTCTATGATTATGACATTTCTCAAAAATTACGCGAAGACTTTAAGAAAGATCTGGAAGTCAGCAAGCGTCTGACGATTGAGATTTATGAAGAACGTAGCAGAAGTATTCGCTTTAAAGAAGGCTTGGCAAGACTGATTAGTCCAATGCTGTAG
- the rapZ gene encoding RNase adapter RapZ: MDNKLNIVIITGMSGAGKTVAIQSFEDMGYFAVDNMPPNLIEKFVELLNTPDSKINKVAMVVDMRSRIFFDRLRGIVAELSNIPEVNFKLLFLDANDVELVARYKETRRSHPLAIDGRVLDGITQEREILSDIKALAEVVINTSELTPRNLRARILERFSETKEAPFRIEVLSFGFKYGLPMDADLVFDVRFLPNPHYIPELRDKTGQDKEVFNYVMSQPESEDFYKNLMNMLLPIIPAYQKEGKSVLTIAFGCTGGQHRSVAFAERVSKALLKEDWHLNTSHRDKDKRKETVNRS; this comes from the coding sequence ATGGATAACAAACTAAATATTGTTATTATCACAGGTATGTCAGGTGCAGGTAAAACTGTCGCTATCCAATCTTTTGAGGACATGGGCTATTTCGCAGTGGACAATATGCCACCCAACTTGATTGAGAAATTCGTGGAGCTTCTCAACACACCAGACAGTAAAATTAACAAAGTTGCCATGGTCGTTGATATGCGCTCCCGTATTTTCTTTGACCGTTTGCGTGGGATTGTGGCAGAGCTTTCTAACATACCAGAAGTAAATTTTAAACTTTTATTCCTTGATGCAAATGATGTGGAATTGGTCGCGCGTTATAAAGAAACACGCCGTTCACACCCACTAGCGATTGATGGCCGTGTCTTGGATGGAATTACGCAAGAGCGTGAAATTCTTTCTGATATTAAAGCTCTAGCAGAAGTGGTTATCAATACGAGTGAGCTTACACCACGTAACTTGCGCGCCCGTATTTTGGAGCGTTTTTCTGAGACAAAAGAAGCACCGTTTCGTATAGAAGTACTTTCTTTTGGTTTCAAATATGGTCTCCCTATGGATGCGGACCTTGTTTTTGATGTACGTTTTCTTCCCAACCCTCACTACATACCTGAGTTGAGAGATAAGACAGGCCAAGATAAAGAGGTCTTTAACTATGTCATGAGTCAGCCCGAATCTGAAGATTTTTACAAAAACTTAATGAATATGCTCTTACCGATAATTCCAGCTTACCAAAAAGAAGGCAAGTCAGTTTTGACAATTGCCTTTGGATGTACAGGGGGACAACACCGTTCAGTTGCCTTTGCTGAGCGTGTTTCAAAAGCACTCCTTAAAGAAGATTGGCATTTGAATACAAGCCATAGAGACAAAGACAAACGGAAAGAAACGGTTAACCGCTCATGA
- a CDS encoding gluconeogenesis factor YvcK family protein yields MTKSKIVVIGGGTGIPVILKSLRKENIELSAIVTVADDGGSSGRLRSAINIAPPGDLRNVLIAMSDMPKFYADILQYRFDKSDGELAGHPLGNLIIAAIGEMQGSTYQAVQTLARFFHVKGHVYPSSDAALTLHAVFNDGHIVEGESNIAGYKGLIHHVYLTETNTGKSPRASEKVVQSIMEADTIVLGPGSLFTSILPNIVIPEICEALLKTKARIIYVCNIMTQRGETEHFSDADHVRVLHEHLGTRIIDTVLVNSAVVPEEYMNSNKFDEYLVQVVHDFKALQEEEVNIISNDFLELVNGGAFHNGDAIAAEIMEISDRYERKNDEFHE; encoded by the coding sequence ATGACAAAATCAAAAATAGTTGTTATTGGCGGTGGGACAGGTATACCCGTCATTTTGAAATCCCTCCGAAAGGAAAATATTGAGCTTTCGGCTATCGTCACCGTGGCTGATGATGGCGGCTCTTCAGGACGTTTACGCTCAGCTATTAATATTGCTCCACCAGGTGATTTGCGGAACGTGCTTATTGCCATGAGTGATATGCCTAAATTTTATGCCGATATTTTACAGTATCGCTTTGATAAAAGCGACGGTGAACTAGCCGGACATCCTTTGGGAAACCTTATTATCGCTGCCATTGGAGAAATGCAAGGCTCAACCTACCAAGCAGTACAAACTTTAGCACGTTTCTTCCATGTCAAAGGTCATGTCTATCCCTCAAGTGATGCTGCTTTAACTTTGCATGCTGTCTTTAATGATGGGCATATAGTCGAAGGAGAGAGCAACATTGCTGGTTATAAAGGGTTGATTCATCATGTTTATCTGACCGAAACAAACACAGGTAAAAGTCCACGTGCATCTGAGAAAGTGGTTCAATCCATCATGGAAGCAGACACTATTGTTTTAGGACCAGGTTCACTTTTTACTTCAATCCTACCTAATATTGTGATCCCTGAAATTTGTGAAGCACTTTTGAAAACAAAGGCCCGTATCATTTATGTCTGCAATATTATGACGCAACGCGGCGAAACGGAACATTTTAGTGATGCAGACCATGTTCGTGTGCTCCATGAACACCTCGGTACACGTATTATTGATACTGTGTTAGTGAACAGTGCTGTAGTACCAGAAGAATACATGAATTCCAACAAATTTGACGAGTACCTCGTACAGGTTGTACATGATTTTAAAGCCTTACAAGAAGAAGAAGTTAATATTATTTCTAATGATTTCTTAGAGTTAGTCAATGGCGGTGCCTTCCATAATGGAGATGCCATTGCGGCAGAAATTATGGAAATTAGTGATCGATACGAGAGAAAAAACGATGAGTTTCACGAGTGA
- the whiA gene encoding DNA-binding protein WhiA codes for MSFTSDIKKELTSQKASRGTLLALIRMNGSLGISGGLTLSLSTENAATAKYVYQMLLEIYQIRAEIRVHQKTTLSKNRVYTVFIEDKVNELLNELQLSDSLMFLDSGIPESVKYDQQAQEDYMRGAFLSSGSMHNPEKGDYQLSISSVYQEHAEDLQDIFHNFGFDARVIARKNRYILYLSKAEEIMDFLTLIGAMKARLKFEDAKIMRELRGLANRQSNFESANINKSVSAAQDVISAVKYLAEKKELENLPPSLTEVAHARIAHPEATIKELGQLLDPPLGKSGVNHRLRKLTALAEELKKSGN; via the coding sequence ATGAGTTTCACGAGTGACATAAAAAAAGAGTTGACTAGCCAAAAAGCGAGTCGAGGTACTTTATTGGCCTTGATCCGAATGAATGGCTCTTTAGGAATTTCTGGGGGATTAACTTTATCCCTCTCTACTGAAAATGCTGCCACAGCCAAATACGTTTATCAAATGCTGCTTGAAATCTATCAGATACGAGCAGAAATTCGAGTACATCAAAAAACGACACTGTCCAAGAATCGTGTTTATACTGTATTTATTGAAGACAAAGTGAATGAACTACTCAATGAGCTACAATTGTCCGATTCGCTCATGTTTTTGGACTCAGGGATTCCTGAATCTGTGAAATATGACCAACAAGCTCAAGAAGACTATATGCGGGGAGCCTTTCTTTCAAGCGGTTCAATGCATAATCCAGAAAAAGGAGATTATCAGCTTTCTATTTCTAGTGTGTATCAAGAGCATGCGGAGGATTTACAAGATATCTTTCATAACTTCGGCTTTGACGCGCGTGTAATTGCACGAAAGAACCGATATATTTTGTATTTATCAAAAGCAGAAGAAATCATGGACTTTCTGACCTTAATAGGCGCTATGAAGGCACGTCTTAAATTTGAAGATGCCAAAATTATGCGGGAGTTACGAGGATTGGCTAATCGTCAATCAAACTTTGAATCAGCTAATATCAATAAATCAGTTTCAGCGGCACAAGATGTTATTTCCGCTGTTAAATATTTGGCAGAAAAAAAAGAATTAGAAAATCTACCCCCATCCCTTACAGAAGTAGCACACGCCCGCATAGCCCATCCTGAGGCTACGATTAAAGAACTGGGGCAATTATTAGACCCTCCTTTAGGAAAATCTGGGGTGAACCATAGATTGAGAAAGCTCACAGCCTTAGCGGAAGAACTAAAAAAAAGCGGTAATTAA
- a CDS encoding TetR/AcrR family transcriptional regulator has translation MNQTEKKKKAILEVTSKLLRERLISDISMDEIAELAHVSKVTIFKYYESKNSLMNLVIRRELDFMVQEIQKIIEHDTDFRETFRQVSQFKIKQVHLMTDSFLQNMMKQYATEPSFFDTDTRQLQHLVYQKLFSKGRAEGEISSEYTDEDLILFIDIMSEGMKTIPVERALKRPEILTEMFLNALKKAD, from the coding sequence ATGAATCAGACAGAAAAAAAGAAAAAAGCCATTCTAGAAGTGACTTCAAAACTATTACGAGAGCGCTTGATTTCTGATATTTCTATGGATGAAATTGCCGAGCTTGCTCACGTCTCTAAAGTCACAATTTTTAAGTATTATGAAAGTAAAAATAGCTTGATGAATTTGGTTATCCGAAGAGAACTTGACTTTATGGTTCAAGAAATACAGAAGATTATTGAGCATGATACGGACTTCCGCGAAACTTTTCGCCAAGTTTCTCAATTTAAAATCAAACAGGTTCATTTAATGACCGATAGCTTCCTACAAAATATGATGAAGCAATATGCGACAGAACCAAGTTTCTTTGATACAGATACACGTCAGCTTCAACATCTTGTTTATCAAAAACTTTTTAGCAAAGGACGGGCTGAGGGAGAAATTAGCTCGGAATATACCGATGAAGACCTTATCCTATTTATCGATATTATGAGTGAGGGTATGAAGACTATCCCTGTAGAAAGGGCTCTAAAACGTCCTGAAATTCTCACTGAAATGTTTTTAAATGCATTGAAAAAAGCGGATTAA
- a CDS encoding ABC transporter ATP-binding protein encodes MEKVIEIKNLQKNFGNFQALKDVTLDVYAGEVLGYIGPNGSGKSTTIRVLLGIIKGSGGSACIFGKDVWTQAIEIHKKIAYVPGDIYLWPNLSGGEIIDLFLKLHGNADLQKRDELIAKFELDPKKKARSYSKGNRQKIALIAALATDSELYIFDEPTSGLDPLMESIFQEEVQRLKKAGKAIILSSHILSEVERLADRVAVIRKGEIVETGTLEDLRHLTRDTFKVETIQTAEGLRELEGIHDLQMNGNKAIFQVDSDKTDVILKTLLQYGVKKLESTPPTLEELFMHHYE; translated from the coding sequence ATGGAAAAAGTAATTGAAATAAAAAATCTGCAAAAGAACTTTGGTAATTTTCAAGCGCTGAAAGATGTCACGCTGGACGTCTATGCAGGTGAAGTTTTAGGCTATATTGGACCTAATGGTTCAGGAAAGTCAACAACGATCCGTGTTCTTTTAGGAATAATTAAAGGGAGTGGTGGCTCAGCCTGTATCTTTGGTAAAGATGTTTGGACCCAAGCGATTGAAATTCATAAAAAAATCGCCTATGTCCCAGGAGATATATATCTTTGGCCGAATCTTTCTGGTGGAGAAATTATTGATCTCTTTTTGAAGCTTCACGGTAACGCGGATTTGCAAAAGCGTGATGAGTTGATAGCAAAATTTGAGCTGGACCCCAAGAAAAAGGCCCGCAGTTACTCCAAAGGAAATCGACAAAAAATTGCCTTGATTGCGGCTTTAGCAACAGATTCAGAACTTTATATATTTGATGAACCAACCAGTGGCTTGGACCCATTGATGGAATCCATATTTCAAGAAGAAGTTCAACGCCTGAAAAAAGCGGGGAAAGCTATCATTCTTTCCAGTCATATTTTATCTGAGGTGGAACGTCTCGCTGATCGTGTTGCCGTTATCCGAAAAGGTGAGATTGTAGAAACGGGAACCCTTGAAGATTTGCGACACCTTACACGAGACACATTTAAAGTTGAAACAATCCAGACTGCAGAAGGTCTTCGTGAACTAGAAGGGATACATGATCTCCAAATGAATGGAAATAAAGCCATCTTCCAAGTGGATTCAGATAAAACCGATGTGATTTTAAAAACACTCTTGCAGTATGGGGTGAAAAAGTTAGAATCCACACCACCAACTTTGGAAGAGCTCTTCATGCACCACTATGAGTAG